Part of the Cuniculiplasma divulgatum genome, TGAAAGTTGTCGTTTATCCTGTCAGAATGAGATTGAAGAACGTTCAGACCTTCAAAAAGTATTATGTCAGGGTTTACAATTTCAATTTCTTCCTCTGGAACAATGTCATATTTTAAGTGTGAATAAAAAGGAGCCTTTAGATGACTCACACCAGATTTTATCCTGTATAGGAACTTGATCATAGATTTAAGGTCATAACTTTCTGGAAATCCCTTTCTTTCTATTATATTTCGTCTCTTCAACTCCTCATTTGGATAGAGAAAACCATCTGTGGTAACAATATATACATTAAGTGAATTTTCCCACGAAGAAATAAGCTCCTTCATAATTCTAGCTGTTGTGCTCTTACCCACTGCAACACTACCTGCAATTCCAATAATATAAGGAACCCTCTCATTTTCCATTTCAAGGAAAGCCTTTCTTGTCCGGTTCAGACGTCGGTAATTGTCATAGTATACCTTGAGTAATCTTGTCAGTGGTGCATAAATATCCTTTACCTCCTTCATAGATATATTTTCATTTATGCCTCTGATTTCCCTTAATTGATCCTCTGTAATCGTGATTTTTTTTCTGTCTCTAAGTTTTCTCCACTTCTCCCTTTCGATCGTCACAAATGGTGTTTCATAATCTGAGGATTCCATTTTTACATCAGATGCGAGATTGCTTGTAGAATTTAAACAATATCATAACAAGTCATAGAAACTCACCATGTTTGAACTTTATTAAATTTTATAACTCATTATTCTAGGAAATTCTATTTTTAATCCTTATACAAAACCAAATAGGTTATATAACACTGTTTTTTAATAGATTAATGGATTTGAGATTCTACATTCTAAGGAGGGTAGTGGTTATTATCCCCACATTGTTCCTCCTATCTTTCATTACTTTCATATTTGCAAGGCCATTTTTACCTGTTTATGGTAGTTTTTCAAATGGATATCTCTCTTTCCTCTCTATGATTTTTCATGGAAATTTTGGGACCATAAGTACTTCTATTTTCACAGGTCCTTTCATAATAGGTTTCGAACTCTATTTTCCAGTTACTGTAGAGATAGTAATCCTGACTGTGATACTAACATTTGTAATAGGTGTCCCACTGGGGACATATATAGGGA contains:
- the coaA gene encoding type I pantothenate kinase; protein product: MESSDYETPFVTIEREKWRKLRDRKKITITEDQLREIRGINENISMKEVKDIYAPLTRLLKVYYDNYRRLNRTRKAFLEMENERVPYIIGIAGSVAVGKSTTARIMKELISSWENSLNVYIVTTDGFLYPNEELKRRNIIERKGFPESYDLKSMIKFLYRIKSGVSHLKAPFYSHLKYDIVPEEEIEIVNPDIILFEGLNVLQSHSDRINDNFHDLMVSDFFDFSIYVDAEEETIKEWFIQRFLKLKETAFKDPNSYFRKYASIPDEDAIKIGLDIWERINGLNLRMNIERTKYHAQLILRKRENHDVNYIQLRKI